One segment of Saprospiraceae bacterium DNA contains the following:
- a CDS encoding NAD(P)/FAD-dependent oxidoreductase — protein sequence MQIAIIGGGAAGFFAAITCAELNPACRITIFERGKSVLEKVRVSGGGRCNVTHACFDARELVKYYPRGGRELLGPFMQFGPEQTVEWFAQRGVPLKTEADGRMFPVTDDSLTIVHCLQRAAHQAGVQVHTSARVERFAPMPDGSWQVWVAGQQRPLVFEKIMVTTGSNVAAWETLRSLGHDIVEPVPSLFTFNTKDTRLRDLSGVSVPNATLSIPGTKLSADGPLLVTHWGLSGPGILRLSAWGARDLHRVAYRFPLQVNFLGNMNAEGAAEALKEVKAEQGKKLVAAHTQFGLPLRLWQNLTVGASIPEAQRWADMDKKKLAALVGQLTAAVFPVAGKSTFKEEFVTAGGVSLKELNFRTFESKICPGLFLAGEVLDIDAITGGFNFQAAWTGGWLAGRAIASLNVSALL from the coding sequence GTGCAAATAGCCATCATCGGCGGCGGCGCAGCAGGTTTTTTTGCTGCCATCACTTGTGCGGAACTCAATCCGGCCTGCCGCATTACCATTTTTGAGCGCGGAAAAAGCGTGCTGGAAAAAGTGCGCGTGAGTGGCGGGGGGCGCTGCAACGTCACCCATGCTTGCTTCGATGCTCGTGAATTAGTCAAATACTACCCGCGAGGCGGTCGGGAGCTGTTGGGGCCTTTCATGCAGTTTGGCCCAGAACAGACGGTGGAATGGTTCGCCCAGCGCGGCGTACCGCTCAAGACCGAGGCCGATGGCCGGATGTTTCCCGTCACCGATGATTCACTTACCATTGTGCATTGCCTCCAACGCGCTGCCCACCAAGCAGGTGTGCAGGTGCACACAAGCGCCCGAGTGGAGCGATTTGCCCCCATGCCCGACGGTTCATGGCAAGTGTGGGTGGCAGGGCAGCAACGACCACTTGTTTTTGAAAAAATCATGGTAACCACTGGCAGCAATGTTGCCGCGTGGGAAACCCTGCGCTCGCTTGGCCACGACATCGTGGAGCCAGTGCCTTCCCTATTCACCTTCAACACAAAGGACACCCGACTGCGCGACCTATCGGGCGTGTCCGTGCCGAACGCTACACTATCCATTCCGGGCACCAAACTTTCGGCTGACGGGCCGCTGCTCGTGACGCATTGGGGGCTGAGCGGGCCGGGCATCTTGCGCCTTTCGGCTTGGGGCGCTCGTGACTTGCACCGTGTCGCCTATCGTTTCCCGTTGCAAGTCAATTTTTTGGGAAACATGAATGCCGAAGGAGCCGCCGAAGCATTGAAAGAAGTGAAAGCGGAGCAAGGGAAAAAACTTGTGGCTGCACACACGCAATTCGGGTTGCCGCTCCGCTTGTGGCAAAATCTGACAGTCGGGGCATCCATCCCCGAAGCACAGCGTTGGGCCGACATGGACAAAAAAAAATTGGCAGCATTGGTCGGCCAGCTGACTGCTGCCGTTTTCCCCGTCGCGGGCAAAAGCACGTTTAAAGAAGAGTTCGTGACGGCGGGCGGGGTTTCGCTCAAAGAATTGAATTTCAGAACATTTGAGAGCAAAATATGCCCCGGCCTTTTCCTCGCGGGCGAGGTGCTCGATATTGATGCCATCACGGGTGGCTTCAATTTTCAAGCCGCTTGGACGGGGGGCTGGCTAGCTGGCCGGGCCATAGCATCGCTCAATGTTTCCGCTCTCCTCTGA
- a CDS encoding fibronectin type III domain-containing protein translates to MKAHHLFLALGLATALAACEKEQPLLPFAVSDDFAPPPAERCGCLPPLTLKVRSLASTTAEIAWNTMPEAIQYRVEWSGDHAIAPTMATTEDNQTTLTGLVPGASYRFRVTSICGSVESEASASLFFETSKYGIGPVREHTVRAHSTPVVE, encoded by the coding sequence ATGAAAGCACATCATTTGTTTCTTGCCTTGGGCCTTGCCACAGCCTTGGCCGCCTGTGAAAAAGAACAGCCCTTGCTGCCATTTGCCGTGAGCGACGATTTTGCCCCACCGCCCGCCGAGCGTTGCGGGTGCCTGCCGCCCCTCACACTCAAAGTGCGCAGCCTCGCCAGCACCACCGCCGAAATTGCTTGGAACACCATGCCCGAAGCCATTCAATACCGGGTGGAATGGAGCGGCGACCATGCCATAGCGCCTACCATGGCGACGACTGAAGACAACCAGACCACCCTCACGGGCTTGGTACCCGGCGCTTCCTATCGGTTTCGTGTCACCAGCATTTGCGGGAGCGTGGAGAGTGAAGCCTCGGCATCCTTATTCTTTGAGACATCCAAGTACGGCATTGGACCAGTCAGAGAACACACCGTGCGGGCACACTCGACGCCCGTAGTGGAGTAG
- a CDS encoding DUF1684 domain-containing protein — MKHLPSLLLLFMAQTLGAQTTDSTYTAQMAHHRQAYKEHFLTESRSPLMEDDTAFLDFFAPDASWRVNATFERTFDTEPFDMPTYSGRSARYQQYGIFTFEKDGKKHTLRVYQNLRLLNSQKYFDYLFLPFKDHSNGDSTYGGGRYLDLKTGDIGTDNTMSIDFNKCYNPWCAYSDGFNCPIPPKENHLDIMVDAGEKNFRGERKH; from the coding sequence ATGAAACACCTGCCCTCGCTCTTACTGCTCTTCATGGCGCAAACACTCGGCGCACAAACCACCGACTCGACCTACACGGCGCAAATGGCGCACCACCGCCAAGCGTACAAGGAACATTTTCTTACCGAAAGTCGCTCCCCATTGATGGAAGACGACACGGCCTTCCTCGACTTTTTTGCGCCGGATGCTTCGTGGCGTGTGAACGCGACCTTTGAGCGCACCTTCGACACAGAACCCTTCGATATGCCCACTTACAGTGGCCGAAGCGCACGCTACCAGCAATACGGGATTTTTACTTTTGAAAAAGATGGAAAAAAACACACCCTCCGCGTCTATCAGAATCTGAGATTGCTCAACTCCCAAAAATACTTCGACTACTTGTTCCTACCTTTCAAGGACCACAGCAACGGCGATTCCACTTATGGCGGCGGGCGCTATCTTGACCTCAAAACTGGTGACATCGGCACTGACAACACGATGAGCATTGATTTCAACAAATGCTACAATCCGTGGTGCGCCTACAGCGACGGGTTCAACTGCCCCATCCCGCCCAAAGAGAACCACCTCGACATAATGGTGGACGCGGGTGAGAAAAATTTCAGAGGAGAGCGGAAACATTGA